The following are encoded together in the Kribbella voronezhensis genome:
- a CDS encoding ABC transporter ATP-binding protein, which translates to MTDTDNAIRVRGLVKRYPDKVAVAGVDLDIHRGEVFALLGPNGAGKTTSVEVLEGYRHADEGEISVLGVDPARGDRHWRARIGIVAQTSRDEAELTVAELVNHYAGYYPNPRDPDEVIASVGLESKRKARTRKLSGGQRRRLDVALGVIGNPELLFLDEPTTGFDPEARRQFWTLIENLRTAGTTILLTTHYLDEAEHLADRVGVIADGRMLEVATPETLGGRGARTARVSWLDADGAHEVRTDSPTAEVAALMARFDGEVPELEVRRPSLEDIYLDLIGKANTAAADLATAEAGVA; encoded by the coding sequence ATGACCGACACAGACAACGCCATACGGGTTCGCGGACTCGTCAAGCGCTACCCCGACAAGGTCGCCGTCGCCGGCGTCGATCTCGACATCCACCGCGGTGAGGTGTTCGCCCTGCTCGGCCCGAACGGCGCGGGGAAGACGACGAGCGTGGAGGTACTGGAGGGGTACCGCCACGCCGACGAGGGTGAGATCAGCGTGCTCGGCGTGGACCCGGCCCGCGGTGACCGGCACTGGCGGGCCCGGATCGGGATCGTCGCCCAGACGTCTCGCGACGAGGCCGAACTGACGGTCGCGGAACTGGTGAACCACTACGCCGGCTACTACCCGAACCCGCGCGACCCCGACGAGGTGATCGCATCGGTCGGCCTGGAGAGCAAGCGCAAGGCCCGGACCCGGAAGCTGTCCGGCGGCCAGCGCCGCCGGCTCGACGTCGCACTCGGCGTGATCGGGAACCCCGAACTGCTGTTCCTGGACGAACCGACCACCGGGTTCGACCCGGAGGCGCGCAGGCAGTTCTGGACGCTGATCGAGAACCTGCGGACCGCGGGCACCACGATCCTGCTCACCACCCACTACCTGGACGAGGCCGAGCACCTGGCCGACCGGGTCGGCGTCATCGCGGACGGCCGGATGCTCGAGGTCGCCACACCGGAGACGCTCGGCGGTCGCGGCGCCCGCACCGCGCGGGTGTCCTGGCTGGACGCCGACGGAGCGCACGAAGTACGGACCGATTCGCCGACCGCCGAGGTGGCCGCGCTGATGGCCCGGTTCGACGGCGAGGTACCGGAACTCGAAGTACGGCGTCCGTCGCTCGAAGACATCTACCTGGACCTGATCGGCAAGGCCAACACCGCCGCCGCCGACCTCGCTACCGCCGAAGCCGGAGTCGCCTGA
- a CDS encoding ABC transporter permease translates to MSTLTAPKSLPSPLKVGVSRTKLEVKQFFREREQLIFTFFFPIIFLGIFSAVFSGTDFAGGVNAATYFTPGMIASGIFLTSFQSLAITIAMERDEDLLKRLRGTPMSPQSYFIGKIGLVLCTSIAQFALLLAIAGLLLGVDIPSEPSKWLNFLWIFVLGTASGSVLGIAFSVVPKSGKAASAVVTPVVLLLQFMSGVYFVYSDLPSWMRGVASVFPLKWLAQGMRSVFLPDGFVVNEPGGSWQLGLGAVVLTVWLIAGLVIAQRVFRWTRRDAG, encoded by the coding sequence ATGAGCACCTTGACCGCCCCGAAGTCGTTGCCCTCGCCGCTCAAGGTGGGCGTGTCCCGGACCAAGCTGGAGGTCAAGCAGTTCTTCCGCGAACGCGAGCAGCTGATCTTCACCTTCTTCTTCCCGATCATCTTCCTCGGCATCTTCTCCGCCGTGTTCAGTGGCACCGACTTCGCCGGTGGCGTCAACGCGGCCACCTACTTCACGCCCGGGATGATCGCGTCCGGCATCTTCCTGACCAGCTTCCAGTCGCTGGCCATCACGATCGCGATGGAACGCGACGAGGACCTGCTGAAGCGCCTGCGCGGTACGCCGATGTCGCCGCAGTCCTACTTCATCGGCAAGATCGGGCTGGTGCTGTGCACGTCGATCGCCCAGTTCGCGCTGCTGCTCGCGATCGCCGGACTGCTGCTCGGCGTCGACATTCCCTCCGAGCCGTCGAAGTGGCTCAACTTCCTGTGGATCTTCGTGCTCGGTACGGCGTCCGGCTCGGTGCTCGGGATCGCGTTCTCGGTCGTCCCCAAGTCCGGCAAGGCCGCCTCCGCGGTGGTCACCCCGGTGGTGCTGCTGCTGCAGTTCATGTCCGGCGTGTACTTCGTCTACAGCGACCTGCCGTCCTGGATGCGCGGCGTCGCCTCGGTCTTCCCGCTGAAGTGGCTGGCCCAGGGCATGCGATCGGTGTTCCTGCCGGACGGGTTCGTCGTCAACGAGCCCGGCGGGTCCTGGCAGTTGGGCCTCGGCGCCGTGGTACTGACCGTCTGGCTGATCGCCGGGCTGGTGATCGCGCAGCGGGTGTTCCGGTGGACCCGGCGAGACGCAGGCTGA
- a CDS encoding sensor histidine kinase, with protein MASAASPAGPTGRSVVGVMVEAWRLWRKMVGMELTSGAGQPVWTRTLIAWHIVFWALLGVTALVSLIGDLSGRHHLVVLGALAVLGLAYHFVGRPAMVSRNAVAARIYLVLQIACVAVVVALYPPGVFLMFIASPQIWLLSDKARDSVVLSVLLVFTVGAAQLWSAGWTINAFWDILPWMLISLVVSMMLGIWIDKVIAQSQQRANLIEELESARDELAEAHHTAGVMAERERMAREIHDTLAQGMTSVVMLAQTAAVELQRGSLEPVAGRLAAIEDTARENLAEARALVAAFTPVALTGATLAEVLRRQAERFAAETGVDVQVSLDMPDDEVAALPQAQQVVLLRAAQESLANVRKHAGATSVVISLGMSAAGVRIEIHDDGSGFAVDAAEGSGTGFGLAAMRGRVEESGGTVSVESAPGRGTRVAVLIPSAGENA; from the coding sequence ATGGCGTCGGCAGCCTCTCCGGCCGGCCCGACGGGCCGGTCGGTCGTCGGCGTGATGGTGGAGGCGTGGCGGCTGTGGAGGAAGATGGTGGGCATGGAGCTCACCAGCGGCGCCGGGCAACCGGTCTGGACCCGCACGCTGATCGCCTGGCACATCGTGTTCTGGGCCCTGCTCGGCGTCACCGCGCTGGTGTCGCTGATCGGTGACCTGAGCGGTCGTCACCACCTCGTGGTTCTCGGCGCCCTGGCCGTCCTCGGCCTCGCCTACCACTTCGTCGGCCGGCCGGCGATGGTCTCGCGAAACGCGGTCGCGGCTCGGATCTACCTCGTACTGCAGATCGCCTGCGTGGCCGTCGTTGTGGCGCTCTACCCGCCCGGCGTGTTCCTGATGTTCATCGCGTCACCGCAGATCTGGCTGCTCAGCGACAAGGCTCGCGACTCGGTCGTGCTCAGTGTGCTGCTCGTCTTCACCGTTGGCGCGGCCCAGCTCTGGTCGGCCGGCTGGACGATCAACGCCTTTTGGGACATCTTGCCGTGGATGCTCATCAGCCTCGTGGTCAGCATGATGCTGGGGATCTGGATCGACAAGGTGATCGCGCAGAGCCAGCAGCGGGCCAACCTGATCGAGGAACTCGAATCGGCCCGGGACGAACTGGCCGAGGCGCACCACACGGCCGGCGTGATGGCCGAGCGGGAGCGGATGGCGCGGGAGATCCACGACACGCTGGCGCAGGGGATGACGAGCGTGGTGATGCTGGCCCAGACCGCGGCCGTCGAACTGCAGCGCGGTTCGCTGGAACCGGTCGCCGGGCGGCTGGCCGCGATCGAGGACACCGCGCGGGAGAATCTGGCCGAAGCGCGTGCGCTGGTGGCGGCCTTCACGCCCGTTGCGTTGACCGGAGCGACGCTCGCCGAAGTACTGCGTCGGCAGGCTGAGCGATTCGCGGCGGAGACGGGCGTCGACGTACAGGTGTCTCTTGATATGCCGGACGACGAGGTGGCTGCCTTGCCGCAGGCTCAGCAGGTGGTGTTGTTGCGGGCTGCTCAGGAGTCCTTGGCGAACGTGCGGAAACATGCTGGGGCGACTTCGGTCGTGATCTCGCTGGGGATGTCGGCCGCCGGGGTGCGGATCGAGATCCACGACGACGGGTCGGGGTTCGCGGTGGACGCCGCGGAGGGCTCCGGGACCGGGTTCGGGCTGGCGGCGATGCGGGGGCGGGTCGAGGAAAGCGGTGGAACGGTCTCGGTCGAGAGTGCGCCGGGTCGTGGCACCCGGGTGGCAGTGTTGATTCCTTCTGCTGGGGAGAACGCGTGA
- a CDS encoding response regulator produces MSIRVLVVDDHPVVRSGLIGMLAVTEDIEVVGEAGDGEEALTLVESTRPDVVLMDLRMPRRDGVSATGAIVSSFPATKVLVLTTYDTDTDILHAVEAGAAGYLLKDTPHAELLDGIRAASRGETVLAPPVAARLMSRLRTPVAPAAAQPSPRELEVLAAVARGLSNAEIGRELFIGEATVKTHLQRLFTKLDVDDRTRAVTVAIERGLLPSPRR; encoded by the coding sequence GTGAGTATTCGGGTGCTGGTGGTCGACGATCACCCGGTGGTGCGGTCCGGGCTGATCGGCATGCTCGCCGTGACCGAGGACATCGAGGTGGTCGGCGAGGCCGGCGACGGCGAGGAAGCCTTGACGCTGGTGGAGTCGACGCGGCCGGACGTCGTACTGATGGACCTGCGGATGCCGCGACGGGACGGGGTTTCGGCGACCGGGGCGATCGTGTCGTCGTTTCCGGCGACCAAGGTGCTCGTGCTGACGACGTACGACACGGATACCGACATCTTGCACGCGGTGGAGGCGGGCGCTGCCGGGTATCTGCTGAAGGACACGCCACATGCCGAGTTGCTGGACGGGATCCGGGCGGCATCACGTGGCGAGACCGTGCTGGCGCCGCCGGTCGCGGCGCGGCTGATGTCACGACTCCGTACGCCGGTCGCACCCGCCGCGGCGCAGCCGTCGCCTCGCGAACTGGAGGTCCTGGCCGCGGTCGCGCGCGGGCTGAGCAATGCGGAGATCGGGCGCGAACTGTTCATCGGGGAAGCGACGGTGAAGACGCATCTGCAGCGGCTGTTCACGAAGCTGGACGTGGACGACCGCACCCGCGCGGTGACCGTCGCCATCGAGCGGGGATTGCTGCCTTCTCCTCGGCGCTAG
- a CDS encoding LLM class flavin-dependent oxidoreductase: MVDQLRVGVSFPPAWAPERFRAFVAAVEDSGLDDLWISEDCFNESAIASAVTALAMTERIRVGAAILPVPLRNVTQSAMEIATIDRLYPGRFVAGIGHGVQPWMEQAGVRADAPLTLLSEYATALRQLLNGETVTTKGRYVQLTDVTLAHPPTEPPPLLIGVAGPKSLAAAGELGTGTLLALGLDTDAIKQATRTTLEKAGKDHEVIASIPIAIGPNARARVDAELAEYGMKGTPEIGAVGNAEEIADRLKQIQAAGATTISVLPCRDEPDFGAFARFLGQEVKPLLQS, from the coding sequence ATGGTTGATCAGTTGAGAGTAGGTGTGTCATTTCCGCCGGCCTGGGCGCCCGAGAGGTTTCGGGCGTTTGTGGCGGCCGTGGAGGACAGCGGGCTCGATGATCTGTGGATCTCTGAGGACTGCTTCAACGAATCCGCCATCGCCAGTGCGGTGACCGCGCTGGCGATGACCGAGCGCATCCGTGTCGGCGCGGCCATCCTGCCCGTGCCGCTTCGTAACGTGACCCAATCGGCGATGGAGATCGCGACTATCGACCGCCTGTACCCGGGCAGGTTCGTCGCAGGGATCGGCCACGGCGTACAACCCTGGATGGAGCAGGCCGGTGTCCGGGCCGACGCGCCACTCACCCTCCTGAGCGAATACGCGACCGCCCTCCGCCAACTGCTCAACGGCGAAACCGTCACCACCAAAGGACGCTACGTCCAGCTCACCGACGTCACACTCGCGCACCCACCAACTGAGCCGCCGCCGCTGTTGATCGGCGTCGCCGGACCGAAGTCCCTCGCCGCGGCCGGCGAACTAGGCACCGGGACCCTCCTGGCCCTCGGCCTGGACACCGACGCGATCAAGCAGGCAACCCGAACCACCCTCGAGAAGGCAGGCAAGGATCACGAGGTCATCGCGAGCATCCCGATCGCGATCGGCCCGAACGCGCGTGCCCGGGTCGACGCCGAGCTCGCGGAGTACGGGATGAAAGGCACGCCCGAGATAGGTGCCGTAGGCAACGCCGAAGAGATCGCGGACCGCCTCAAACAGATCCAAGCGGCAGGCGCGACGACGATCTCCGTCCTGCCCTGCCGCGACGAGCCGGACTTCGGCGCCTTCGCCCGCTTCCTCGGCCAGGAGGTGAAGCCGCTCCTGCAAAGCTAG
- a CDS encoding isoprenyl transferase: MREDRGMSPLGRRRGRGVGERVGAVVAPEAHPSGARPPAVPAELVPRHVAVVMDGNGRWAKARNLPRTEGHKAGEASLLDVIKGGIEIGVKYLSVYAFSTENWARSPEEVRFLMGFNREVIHRRRDELDAMGVRVVWSGRRPRLWKSVISELEYAQERTKNNDTITLQFCVNYGGQAEIADAMRSIAQEVAAGKLSPDRITEKTIAKHLYAPDIPEVDLFVRSSGEQRTSNFLVWQLAYAEMVFLDTLWPDFDRRHLWHAIELYAQRDRRYGGAIPNPVEPTI; this comes from the coding sequence ATGAGGGAAGATCGGGGCATGTCGCCGTTGGGTCGTCGTCGTGGTCGGGGTGTGGGGGAGCGGGTGGGGGCGGTGGTTGCGCCGGAGGCGCATCCGTCGGGGGCCAGGCCGCCCGCCGTGCCGGCGGAGTTGGTGCCTCGGCATGTGGCGGTGGTGATGGACGGGAACGGGCGCTGGGCCAAGGCGCGGAACCTGCCGCGGACCGAGGGGCACAAGGCCGGTGAGGCCTCGTTGCTGGATGTGATCAAGGGCGGCATCGAGATCGGGGTCAAGTACCTGTCGGTGTACGCGTTCTCGACCGAGAACTGGGCGCGTTCGCCCGAAGAGGTGCGGTTCCTGATGGGGTTCAACCGCGAGGTGATCCACCGGCGTCGCGACGAACTGGACGCGATGGGCGTTCGCGTGGTGTGGTCCGGGCGGCGGCCGCGGTTGTGGAAGAGCGTGATCTCCGAGCTCGAGTACGCCCAGGAGCGCACCAAGAACAACGACACGATCACCCTGCAGTTCTGCGTGAACTACGGCGGGCAGGCGGAGATCGCCGACGCGATGCGCTCAATCGCCCAAGAAGTTGCCGCCGGCAAGCTCAGCCCGGACCGGATCACCGAGAAGACGATCGCCAAACACCTGTACGCGCCGGACATCCCCGAGGTCGACCTGTTCGTCCGCTCCTCGGGTGAGCAGCGCACCTCGAACTTCCTGGTCTGGCAACTCGCGTACGCCGAGATGGTCTTCCTCGACACCCTCTGGCCGGACTTCGACCGCCGCCACCTCTGGCACGCGATCGAGCTCTACGCCCAACGCGACCGCCGCTACGGCGGCGCCATCCCCAACCCGGTCGAGCCCACCATCTGA
- a CDS encoding ATP/GTP-binding protein: MQLREPVVKSAPGVGQIGLVNMPVWLWVEKSENTWGPISRDASVPGLTVTATAQVKAVDWSMGDGKTVRCEGAGTAYQKSFGIKPSPDCGYLYRKTSRDQNDCQYKVGATARWDITWRSTLGDTGQLSMTRVGATQLRIGEAVPVLVDPDGAQAAAPKTPAAC, from the coding sequence ATGCAGTTGCGGGAGCCGGTGGTGAAGAGTGCGCCTGGGGTGGGGCAGATCGGGCTCGTGAACATGCCGGTGTGGTTGTGGGTGGAGAAGTCGGAGAACACCTGGGGACCGATCAGCCGGGATGCGAGTGTTCCGGGGTTGACCGTTACCGCTACCGCGCAGGTGAAAGCGGTGGACTGGAGTATGGGCGACGGGAAGACCGTGCGGTGCGAGGGTGCCGGTACGGCGTACCAGAAGTCGTTCGGGATCAAGCCGTCGCCTGATTGCGGGTATTTGTATCGGAAGACCTCGCGCGACCAGAACGACTGCCAGTACAAGGTCGGGGCGACTGCGCGGTGGGACATCACCTGGCGGAGCACTCTGGGCGATACCGGTCAGCTCTCGATGACGCGCGTCGGCGCTACGCAACTTCGCATCGGAGAGGCCGTTCCAGTGCTGGTCGATCCCGACGGTGCTCAGGCGGCTGCTCCCAAGACGCCGGCCGCCTGCTAG
- the recO gene encoding DNA repair protein RecO, which produces MPLYRDEAIVLRTQKLGEADRIATLLTRTHGKIRAVAKGVRRTSSRFGARLEPFSHVDLQLATGRTLDVVTQAVSISAYGEGIVGDYARYTTGTVLLETADRLVVEEKEPATQQHLLLAGALRALSTGEREPALVLDSFLLRSLAISGYAPSFADCAKCGEEGPHRAFNPAAGGVVCATCRPPASAMPAPPTIALLSALLTGDWPIAERSDPRSRREANTLVAAFVAYHLDRNLRSLPHLDLTPDR; this is translated from the coding sequence GTGCCGCTCTACCGTGACGAAGCGATCGTGCTCCGCACCCAGAAACTGGGTGAAGCCGATCGCATCGCCACGCTCCTGACCCGCACCCACGGCAAGATCCGGGCCGTAGCGAAGGGCGTCCGCCGTACGTCGTCCCGCTTCGGCGCGCGCCTCGAACCGTTCAGCCACGTCGACCTGCAACTCGCGACCGGCCGAACCCTCGACGTGGTCACGCAGGCCGTCTCCATCTCGGCGTACGGCGAGGGCATCGTCGGCGACTACGCGCGCTACACGACCGGCACGGTCTTGCTGGAGACCGCAGACCGCCTCGTCGTCGAGGAGAAGGAACCAGCCACCCAGCAGCACCTCCTGCTGGCCGGCGCCCTCCGCGCCCTCTCCACCGGCGAACGCGAACCAGCCCTCGTCCTGGACTCTTTTCTTTTGCGGTCACTGGCGATCTCGGGCTACGCCCCTTCTTTCGCCGACTGCGCGAAATGCGGCGAGGAAGGCCCCCACCGAGCCTTCAACCCAGCCGCCGGCGGCGTCGTCTGCGCCACCTGCCGCCCCCCGGCCTCCGCCATGCCCGCCCCACCCACCATCGCCCTCCTCTCCGCCCTCCTCACCGGCGACTGGCCCATAGCCGAACGCTCCGACCCCCGCTCCCGCCGCGAAGCCAACACCCTCGTAGCCGCCTTCGTCGCCTACCACCTCGACCGCAACCTCCGCTCCCTCCCCCACCTAGACCTAACCCCCGACCGCTAA
- a CDS encoding SDR family oxidoreductase: MTTLDPELSPTGGSADSLDPELSSVGAMVGSADSLDPELSPVEAEAGAELPSTSGLIAVTGATGQVGSRVARRLAAAGAALRLVVRDPARAPELAGAQVAQASYGDTAALLNALDGVQTLFLVSASESADRVSLHKATIDAAVAAGVRRIVYTSFVGAAPNATFTFARDHWHTEQHLLATGVDYTFLRDNMYLDFIPGFAGEDGVIRGPAGDGRVAAVLREDVADVAAKVLLEPAHSGQTYDLTGPAAFTLAEAAAMMSEAWGRPIRYEAETLDEAYRSRESFGAPPWEVAGWVTSYAAIASGELSEVSSAVEDITGHPPTGLAEYLARG; this comes from the coding sequence GTGACCACCCTCGACCCCGAGCTGAGCCCGACTGGGGGATCGGCGGACAGCCTCGATCCGGAGCTGAGCTCGGTGGGAGCAATGGTGGGGTCGGCGGACAGCCTCGATCCGGAGTTGAGTCCGGTCGAGGCCGAAGCGGGCGCCGAGTTGCCCTCGACCTCGGGGTTGATCGCGGTGACGGGCGCGACGGGGCAGGTTGGTTCGCGGGTCGCGCGGCGGCTCGCGGCAGCAGGGGCCGCCCTGCGCCTCGTAGTACGAGATCCTGCTCGTGCTCCCGAGTTGGCCGGCGCGCAGGTCGCCCAGGCGTCGTACGGGGACACCGCGGCGCTGTTGAACGCATTGGACGGGGTGCAGACGCTGTTCCTGGTCAGCGCCTCCGAATCCGCCGACCGGGTTTCCTTGCACAAGGCAACGATCGACGCGGCGGTCGCGGCCGGCGTACGGCGGATCGTCTACACCTCGTTCGTCGGGGCGGCGCCGAACGCGACCTTCACCTTCGCGCGCGACCACTGGCACACAGAGCAGCACCTCCTGGCGACCGGTGTCGACTACACCTTCCTGCGGGACAACATGTACCTCGACTTCATCCCCGGCTTCGCGGGCGAGGACGGGGTGATCCGCGGGCCGGCGGGCGACGGGCGCGTCGCGGCGGTCCTGCGGGAGGACGTCGCCGACGTGGCCGCGAAGGTGCTGCTGGAGCCGGCGCACTCGGGCCAGACGTACGACCTGACCGGTCCGGCGGCCTTCACGCTGGCCGAGGCGGCGGCGATGATGAGCGAGGCCTGGGGCCGGCCGATCCGGTACGAGGCGGAGACGCTGGACGAGGCGTACCGCTCGCGGGAGTCGTTCGGGGCTCCGCCGTGGGAGGTGGCCGGCTGGGTCACGTCGTACGCCGCCATCGCCAGCGGCGAACTCAGCGAGGTCAGCAGCGCGGTCGAGGACATCACCGGGCACCCGCCGACCGGCCTGGCGGAGTACCTCGCACGCGGGTGA
- a CDS encoding aldo/keto reductase has translation MRESQLGELTVSSLGLGCMGMSQSYGVSNDDAESIATVHAALDAGCTFIDTADVYGNGANEELVGRALAGRRDEAILATKFGFQWSSGNSTLPTVVNGKPEYARAALDASLQRLGVDYVDLWYLHRRDPEVPIEETVGAMAEAVQAGKVRYLGLSEVSGETVRAAHAVHPISAVQSEWSLWTRDPETVVLPTLRELGIGFVPFSPLGRGFLTGQLKSPDDFEPDDMRRGLPRFSGENFQRNLDLVEKVRSLAAAKGVTAGQLALAWLLAQGNDIAPIPGTKRRKYLAENLGAIDVTLSAEELAALDEAFPPDAVAGDRYSEAAMKAVER, from the coding sequence ATGCGTGAATCCCAGCTCGGAGAACTGACCGTTTCCAGCCTCGGCCTCGGCTGCATGGGCATGTCCCAGTCGTACGGCGTGTCCAACGACGACGCCGAGTCGATCGCGACCGTGCACGCCGCCCTCGACGCCGGCTGCACCTTCATCGACACCGCCGACGTGTACGGCAACGGTGCGAACGAGGAGCTCGTCGGGCGGGCGCTCGCGGGCCGGCGCGACGAGGCGATCCTGGCGACCAAGTTCGGCTTCCAGTGGTCGTCGGGGAACAGCACCCTGCCGACGGTGGTGAACGGCAAGCCGGAGTACGCGCGCGCCGCCCTCGACGCGTCGCTGCAGCGGCTCGGGGTGGATTACGTCGACCTCTGGTACCTGCACCGCCGCGATCCGGAGGTCCCGATCGAGGAGACCGTCGGGGCGATGGCCGAGGCGGTGCAGGCCGGCAAGGTCCGCTATCTCGGGCTGTCCGAGGTGTCGGGGGAGACGGTGCGCGCGGCGCACGCTGTCCATCCGATCAGCGCGGTGCAGAGCGAATGGTCGCTGTGGACGCGCGACCCGGAGACCGTCGTCCTGCCGACGCTGCGCGAGCTCGGCATCGGGTTCGTACCGTTCAGCCCGCTCGGCCGTGGGTTCCTGACCGGCCAGCTCAAGTCGCCGGACGACTTCGAGCCGGACGACATGCGGCGCGGGCTGCCCCGGTTCAGCGGCGAGAACTTCCAGCGCAACCTGGACCTGGTCGAGAAGGTCCGGTCGCTGGCCGCGGCCAAGGGGGTGACGGCCGGGCAGCTGGCGCTGGCCTGGTTGCTTGCCCAGGGCAATGACATTGCGCCGATCCCGGGCACGAAGCGGCGCAAGTACCTGGCCGAGAACCTCGGTGCGATCGACGTGACACTGTCGGCCGAGGAACTCGCGGCGCTGGACGAGGCGTTCCCGCCGGACGCGGTGGCGGGGGACCGGTACAGCGAGGCCGCCATGAAGGCAGTCGAGCGGTGA